The Bradyrhizobium sp. WSM471 genome includes the window CGCGGTCGGATTGTCGCCGATGTCGTGATTGCCGGGGATGTAGCGGCAGGCGACGGGCAGGGCATCGTGCAGGCCCTTGGCGAATTCGACATCGTCGCGACTGGTCGGCCCGTCGAACGAGACGTCGCCGGTGTTGACGACGAGATCGGGCCTATCGGTGTCGATATGCGCGCTCAGCGCCTGGAAGTTGGCGATCAGGCCGGGGAAGCGCCGGCCAAGATGGGTGTCGGAGATCTGCGTCAGGCGAAATACGGACATGGATTGATCATAGGCGCCGCCCGACGTCGGAACGATGACGGCGCACCCACGGTCAGCGATCGAACAATGTTTAAAGCACGCGATAGCGGATCATGTAGGCGTCCTGCGGCGCGGCGGGGCTCGCCAGCGGCGAGGCGATGCGGTCGGCGAGGTGCCAAGGGCCGAACTGAGGGCCGAACTGAGCGCCGGGCTGTTCGGAGCGATGCGGCTCGGCCGGCAGGCGGAGGCGAAATTCGAAAGTGCCCTTGCCGGGCAGGTTCACGACCAGCATGCGGTCCGCGGTGCGGTGGTTGAGTGCCACCGCGCCGCGCAGCACGGAGCGGCCATCACCGAGCTCCCGCACGCCGTCAATCAGTGCCAACGTCTGGTTACGGTCGGTATGCAGCTCGATCTGGGTGTCGGACGACGCCGCCAAGGTCTCCCTGGGCATGCGGATCTCGAACTCGACCGCGGGTTTCGAGGGATTGAGGCCGAGATAGGCCAGCGCGGCATGGCGCATGTCGTAGGCGGCAAAAGCGAACAGAGCGAGGGCGGCGAGCGCAGCGAGGCCATGCCTGAGGACATCGCGCCAGGTCCGATAGCTCATTCGGAAGTAGACCGTCATTGCCAGCGCCACCGCAAGCGCCGTCGCGATGCCTGCCAGCGCCGACATCAGGATGCCGAACTGGCCGTCGGCGGACTCGGTCAACGCGCCGGTCAGGCTGGCGATCTGGCTGAAGAGGGTGTTCATGGCGGTCTCTCGCCTTGCGCGCCCCAAGGGGCAATATCGCTTTAGCTGTCGGCAGTTGGTCGCCTCATCGGGAACGCCGGTTCAACTGGTTGATTGTCAGGAGCAGCGGTGACCGCTAATGGACGCTAGCTGTGGCTTCCGCCCGATGGGAAATCCCGGGAAATTTCGATGTCCGTTCAAATGGTTTTGCTGCCGGTCTTCGTGCAGGTCGGTCTCACCTTCGCGCTCCTGATCGCCATGGCGATGGGACGCCGGCGCGCGCTCGTCTCCGGCGAGACCAAGAGCCGTGACATTGCGCTCGGCGAGCCCAACTGGCCCAAGGGCGCCACACAAATCGCCAATTGCTACCGCAACCAGTTCGAACTGCCGGTGCTGTTCTACGCCCTGATCGCGCTGGCGCTCCCGTTGCGCCATGCCGATCTGTTCATCGTGCTGATGTCCTGGGTGTTCGTGGTGACGCGCTTCGTCCATGCCGGAATTTTCGTCTCCTCCAACAATCTCGGCCGCCG containing:
- a CDS encoding MAPEG family protein, whose protein sequence is MSVQMVLLPVFVQVGLTFALLIAMAMGRRRALVSGETKSRDIALGEPNWPKGATQIANCYRNQFELPVLFYALIALALPLRHADLFIVLMSWVFVVTRFVHAGIFVSSNNLGRRSTIWLAGVLVLLAMWIYFALKMLLLI